The nucleotide sequence TACAATCTATTCCGCCATGTCAGCCCTTGCCTTAAACCTTATTAAACAAGCCAAACTGAGCCGAGCCATTTTTCTTGATCTTGGTAACTGCGGTCTAATGGAATTACCTGATGACTTAACAAAATTGATCTGGCTCGAAAGATTAAATTTAGGGGATTACTATTACGACGAAGATAAAAAGAGATATACTATTTCAGCCAATAGAGGCCGCAATAATAATCTGGACTCGTCCAGTTTAACAAAGTTAACTCAGCTCCCCAACCTGCAGTCGCTAAACCTTTGGGATACTCAAGTCAGCGACATTCAGGTGCTGGCTCAGCTCCCCAACCTGCAGTCGTTAGACCTGAGTGGTACAAAAGTCAGCGACATTCAGGGGCTGGCTCAGCTCCCCAACCTGCAGTCGTTAGACCTGAGTGGTACAAAAGTCAGCGACATTCAGGGGCTGGCTCAGCTCCCCAACCTGCAGTCGCTAAACCTGCGTGGTACAAAAGTCAGTGATATATCGCCGTTACGTTCTTTGATTGAGGCAGGTATTGAGGTGAAGTGGAGTGATTCCTATTGGGGAAATAATAGCATTTATATAAGAAGCTGTTTGGGAATTGTTAAAGGCTGAGCGTCGAGTCATTTTTGTATCGACCAAGATGCAAAGCAATGACCAAACAGTGGAAGCCACTGACCGACGCCCAGTGGGATGCAATTTCTCCTTTTTTACCACTTGATCGTCAGCGGACTCATGATTTGCGACAGATTGTTAACAGTATTTTGTGGCTGCTACGCACAGGATGCCAATGGCGCAATCTGCCTACCGAGTGGCCTAATTGGCAAACCGTCTATTACTATTTTAGACGTTGGAAACAGGATGGTACTTTTGGTCGAATCAATCTGGCCTTAAATCAACTTGACCGTAAGCGGGTCGGTAAAGAAGCATATCCATCTGCAGTATGTATTGATTCACAAAGTGTTAAGTTGGCTCCGATGATTTGGGAGAACCGAGGTCTCGACGCGAATAAACGAGTGAATGGCCGAAAAAGGCAACTCATCGTTGACACCCAAGGGCGTCTATGGCTAGCAGATGTCCATTCTGCTAATCAAGCGGATGGCCCTTCAGCCGTATCGATGGTCAGTGACTTACTATGGCTAGTTGGAGAGCGTTTGGAGAAAGTCTACGGTGATCAATCTTATAATGGCGTCTTCGCTCAAGAGTTGGCTAGATGGAGCCTTGATTTTGAAAAAGCGTCTCGTCCTGAATCAACTCTGGGCTTTGTACCCGTAGCCAAACGGTGGGTAGTGGAACGGACCATTGCTTGGACGAATCACTTTCGAAGGATTGTCAAAGATTATGAATACACGATATCATCTTCGGTTTGCTGGCTGTACTTAGCCAACATTCAGATTATATTGCAACGGATCATTTGAATGGCAAAAGATAATTCCCAAACACATTCTAAAAAACATCAATTGGCGTGTTGCCGCTATTCTGGCAGTGGTAGTATTAGCTTTCTTCGGCTTTGCCAAATCAAACAGCGAACTAGACTTTTTAGGTTTGTTTCATGCCAAACAAGGCCAGGAAGCAAGTCTCAGTGACAAGCCAGAAGCTAACATAAAACCAGAAACACCCTCAACGGCTACGGTTATCGGCAGCATCGTCATTAATGGGCGCAACGTTAGTGCTGAGGATGTTAAACAGGTTCGGGTAAAAGATCAAACTGCAGTGCAGCCAGCAAGACTTAGCAACAATAGATTCGTCTTACGGGAAGTCGAAATTCCCAGAGATCGACTCCTTGAAATTGCTATAGACCTAAACGATGGCAGAAGTCCATCTCAGCTTTTCAAGCTACCCCAAGCTAATAAAGAGAATACCATTGACTTGAGGGAAGTCCTGCTTGAGGCTAAGCAGATTTCCGTAAACCAGCGCAAAACTGGCCAACGTAACAACCCTACCATTATAATCAGGAATCAGAACATACAGACGAATTAAGGCGCTTATTCCGCCCGGAGGCTCTTCACCGGGTTCATAAGCGCGGCTTTGATACTCTGGAAGCTTACGGTCAGCAGGGCGATGCCAATGGCCAACACGCCCGCCAGGGCGAATATCCACCACTCGATGTCGATCTTGTAGGCGAAGTCCTGCAACCACTGCCGCATGGCCCACCAGGCAATCGGCGTAGCGATCAGAATGGCAATCAGCACCAGCCGGAGGAAGTCGCGCGACATCAGGGCGATAATACTGGTCACGCTGGCACCCAGCACCTTGCGGACGCCAATCTCCTTGGTCCGCTGCTCGGCCATGAACGTAGCCAGCCCAAACAGCCCAAGACAGGCAATCAGGATGGCCAGCACGGCAAACGTCAGGGCAATGGTGCCGATGCGCTGTTCAGCGCGGTACATATTCTCGAAATCATTAGCCAGAAACGAATAGGCAAACGGCTGACCCGGCGCTATATGCCGCCATATTCCCTCAATCTGCCGGACTAAAAAGGGGATGTTGGTGGTGCTCAGTCGGAACGAAGCGGCTCCGGTGTTGGGCGAGAGAACCATCGACAACGCGCCAATGTTCTGCCGAAGGGATTCAAAGTGAAAGTTTCTGACAACCCCGATCACCGTGTAGGTCTTTGTGGTTTTAGCCTCCGGATCGGCATACTGGGTTATGCGCTTGCCAATGATGTTTCGGCCGCCAAAGAGTTTAGCCGCCGTTTCGTTCAGAATCAGTGCCGACGAGTCGGACCCGAACTCCCGCGAGAAATTCCGGCCCTCGGCCATCTGCATGCCCATGGTGTTGATGTAGTCGTGGTCAACGCCCCAGCTTTGCATGTTGACGGCCTTGGTCTGGTTAATCTCGCCCTCCGGGAAAAACGCGTTATCGCTCCGACTGGAAGGCGTCGGCAGATAACCCGATATGGAGCCGCTCACCACCCCCGGCAGACGTAACACTTCCTGCTTGAACGTTTCGGCCTGTTTGCCAATCGCATACACATCATTCACCGTCAGGACCTGCTCGCGGCTGAAGCCCAGATTCTTGGTCTGGATATAGCTGATCTGCCGATACACGATCAGCGTACCCACCATCAGCACGACCGACATCATGAACTGAAACACTACCAGTCCGCTGCGTAATCGGGAACTCCGAAAACTGACGTCAATCCGCCCTTTCAATACACTGACCGGCCGGAACGACGACAGGAAGAACGCCGGATAGCTACCCGCCAGTAAACCAACGACAATCGGCAGGATGATCAGGACTGGCAACAAATAAGGAGAAAGCAGATTCCGGGCGCTCAACGTCTTGGCTGCAAGAGTGTTGAAGAAAGGCAGTGCCATCCCGACCAGTACAAGGGCCAGCGCCATAGCCAGCACGGTCATCAGCACCGACTCCGCCATGAACTGCCCAATGAGCTGCTGGCGTTCTGAACCCAGCACTTTCCGAACGCCCACTTCTTTTGCCCGATTGGCCGAGCGGGCCGTGGCCAGATTCATGAAATTGATGCAGGCGATCAGCAGGATAAACAGGGCTACCGCCGAGAAGATATACACGTATTGAATATCGCTGTTCGGCTCCAGTTCAACCTGCTGTTTCGAGTACAGATGAATGTCCGTTAAGGGAATCAGCCAGAATCGGTAACGATTTCCGGCCTTGCGAAACTGCTCCAGCGTCGCGCCAATCATATCATACGCCTGTGGCCCGACGTATTTTTCGATAACCGCATCGAAATTCCGCTCGAATGCCCGGTAGTCAGTACCCTCACGTAAGACGATGTAGGTGTGGTGGTTATTGCTGAGCCACTGCCCCCACGTATAGTCATCGCTGGCCATACTCAGAAAGAAATTACTCCGGAAATGCGAGTTGGCCGGCATGTCGCGCATGACCCCCGTTACTTTAAACGCCTGCCGATTATTAAACAGCAGCGTCTGCCCGATTGGGTTCTGATCGCCAAAGTGCCGCTTTGACGCCGATTCGCTGATGACAACCAGATTTGGGCCCGCCAGAGCCCGTTTGGGATCACCGGCAATCAGCGGCAGCGTAAAGACGTCGAACAGCGTCGAGTCGGCAAAGTGAATGTTGTCTTCGCGCAGGATGTTGGTGGACCCCGCCCGCTTGACGAGCCAGGTGCCCCGCTGATGCAGCCTGACAAACTGCTCAACCTGCGGGTAATCCTGCTTCAGCGTTTGGCCAACCGGATCGGGCGATACGGCAAAATGCATGTCGTTCCCCCCGAATTTAATGTCAGTATGAATCCGGTAGATGCGGTCGGCTTTGGTGTTGTAGCGATCGTAGCTGAGCTCATCCAGGACGTAAAGGGTAATGAGCAGACAGCACGCCAGCCCGGTAGCCAGCCCAACGATGTTGATGAACGTAAGGCCGCGTTGCTTACTGAGCGTACGCCAGGCGATTTTGAAGTAATTACGTAACATAGGGGCTCCGGTCTGAGAAACCTGGAAGGTCTTAGAGACCTTGCAGGTTTAGGTTACTCGGTTCGTAAACTTTTTACGGGATTCATCAGCGCAGCTTTAATACTCTGAAAGCTTACGGTCAGTAGCGCAATCAGGATGGCCAGCAGGCCCGCCAGCACGAACACCCACCACTCGATGTCGATCTTGTAGGCAAAGTCGGACAGCCATTGGTTCATGGCCCACCACGCCACCGGCGAAGCAATCATAATAGCAATCAGCACCAGCTTGATGAAGTCGCGCGACAGCAGCCCCACAATGCTAACCACCGACGCACCCAGCACTTTTCGCACCCCAATCTCTTTGGTCCGTTGCTGAATACTGAGCAGCGCAATGGCAAACAGCCCCATGCACGACAGCGCGATAGCAATGCCAGCGGCCAGACTGAGCATCTGTGCCATCTTCTCTTCCTGCCGGTACCAGCGGTCGGTGTTTTCGTTTAGGAAACTACCCAGGAACTCGGACCTGGGCGCAATCTCCCGCCACTCCCGTTTCAGCGTTTCCATCATCGAGACCATGTTCTGCGGAGCCACGCGCATCAGAATGTACCGGATCTCCGCGTCCTGGTGCAGGTGCATCGCAATCGGCTTAATCTCGCTGCGAAGCGCGTATAAATGAAAGTCAGGAATCAGGCCAATGATCTGGTATTTGCCCCCCGCTGAATCGGTCTGAAAGAACGCACCGATGGGTTGTTTTTCTCCTAACTGTTTGGCAAAACTGGTGCTGACAATCACCGACGTTGTCGAATCGACGGGGTGCTGCCGACTAAAATCCCGACCGGCAAGCAGTTTGATACCGAGCGTTTGCAGATAATCGTAATCAACCCGCAGCCAGTCGCTGGTCACTTCGCGTCCTTTGTGAACGAACCCGACCATGCCCCGCTGGCTGCTGCCGTCGAGCCCACGTCCGATGTTAACCCCGGTCCCCGTCATCGTCACAACACTGGGATTACTGGCCAGCCGATTACGCAGTTGCGCCAGCGCATAGGTTCCTTCGACCTCGTTGCCAACGGGAATGCTGATAACCTGCTCTTTGTTAAAGCCTAGTGGTTTTCCGCGCAGATAGCTTGTCTGTCGAAGTACCACGAACGTACCGATGATGAGCAGACAGGCGATGGCAAACTGCGTAACGATGAGCGCATTACGTAGGGTGCCCGGCTTACCGGACGTTACCTTTCCTTTCAGCACCTGAACGGTCTGAAAGCGGGTCATCACCAGGGCTGGGTACCCCCCAGCCAATAGCGTAACCAGCAGAAACCCAGCCAGCGCAATCAGAAGCGTAGTCGGCTGCATAATGAAGTCTGCCGACAGTTTTGCATTAAACAGGACGTTGAAGGGCTGACGCAGCGTAACTACCAGTACAGCACCGATAACTAAGCCAAGGCCACAGGTCAGCAGCGTTTCGCCCCAGAGCTGAGCAAACAACTGGCCGCGCTGGGCGCCCAGCGACTTCCGCACGCCCACTTCCCGCGCCCGCGTAAACGACCGCGCCAGTGTTAGGTTAATGAAGTTGATAGCCGCAATCACCAGAATAAACAGGCCAATGGCCATCAGCGTGTACACATACATCCGATTAATGCCGTGCCCCTGAATCAGGTCTGTGTCAAAATGCACATCCAGCAGCGGCTGCAGCCGGATACTGTATAACTCGCCCCGTTCGTCGGGCCGGGCCCCCTGCTGCTTCAGATAGCTAATCTCGCTCTGAAAGTATTTCTGCGTGAACGGTTGCAGGCGTTTTTCGAATGCTGCCTGATCGACGCCCGGCCTGAGCGCAACATACGCTTCGTGGTTGGTATTATCCCAGCGTTTCAACCCCTCCAGGTATGCGGGCTGATTTTCAATCCGGATGAACGCGTCAAACTGGAAGGTTGAATTATCAGGCGCGTCGGCAACCACGCCGGTCACGATGAAGTTACGCCAGCCGCCAAATCCGTTGATCCGGAGTGGTTTTCCCATCGGGTTTTCCTTGCCAAACAAATCGTTGGCCATATCCTCGCTGATCACAATGCTGCTCAGGCTGTTCAGCGCAGTCTGCGCGTTTCCCTGCCGCATGGGAAACGAAAACATGCTGAGCATATCGGGATCGACGCCATCAATCTCTTTCGCCAGTTGCTTGTCCTTATACTGCACGGCGCCGTTTCCCTGCTGGTAGCGTGTGGCAAACGCCACTTCCGGATATTCCTGCTTCAGAGCCGGTACAAACGGATACGGCATCGAAGCCGACCGTTCCTGCCCTTTAGGATCGTTAATGACGAAGTACGTTCGAAAGATACCCTCGGCATTGGTGTGAAACTTGTCAAACGACAGTTCAAAAGCCGCCGATAGAAACAGTAGCACCGAACTACAGAAAGCAATCGACAAACCAACGACGTTGATCAGGGTTGACGACTTGTGTTTCCACAGGTTGCGCAGAGCGATTTTCAGATAATTCCGGAACATACGGTCTAAAGGTTTTCAGCATCCATCGGGTCAATCCTGACGATGGTCGCCGGACAGGGGTCCGCGCAATAGCCAGGCGAACGGGATAGCTTGATTACATCGGCAAGATGCTTTCAGCAAACCAATCAACTGTTATGCCACGAACAAAAAAGGCCGTTTCCTGTAGGAAACAGCCTTTTTTCACCCCTATGCTGTCCGATTGCGGACACCTGTCCGTCCGATAGCGAACGTAAAACTACCGGGTGCCGGACCCAACGTTAGTTGTTATGCTGGAGATGGTAAAGATGTTGTTTTTAGTCCCGGCCGTATAGGTTCCATTCTGATATAAGCCGTTGGTTACGGCGCCGGTTGAGCTGCCGCCCACGTAAATGTCATAGGTTGAACTGGTAGCCCGCGACGGCGAAGAAAACGCTACCGACTGATAGTTCTTGACCGGAACGAAGGTTAAGATATCCTTGCCTTTGCTATTCTGGATATGAACTATTGAACCCGCCTTTTGCGACGAGGTGAAGTTTATCAGCACCGAATTCTACGTAGACGATGCGCCCGGCAGCTGGGCCATTCCCGAGTTACCTACGGCCAACAGGTAGCCGTCCGTGATTGTAAATGTCCCATCATTGTTGGCGGCCGGCCCGTTTACAATGATGGTGCCGTTCGACATTTCAGCCAAACCGTTTACGTCCACTCTGTTTTTCATTTGCCAGTACGTGCATCCGCTCACTAGTATTGCGAAAAATCGCCAGCAATGAAAAACAGACAGGAAGAAGGAGCTGCACAAATCCCCCTACATCAGTCTACCCGTAGCAACCCATTTCCTACAGGCTGATTAATAAACAAAACTCGTCTTAGCAGATGTGAACGTTATTTTCAAATCTGCTAAGGTTCATTATCTTTAAAGTGTAATATACGATGATCCAATGAGTTACTTAAAACCGTCTTCTATCGCAACCCTGGTCAGAGAAGATGATATGGGCGTAAATGCGCCTATTATTCATCAGAGTGTTATTGCCCGGCTAACATCCGGACTTTATCCTCTTTATAAATCAGGCCGAATTAATTTCGAACCCCTTCCAGAAATGATGCTCACAGAAGGCTATAGCAGTCCGGTTCCCGATCTGCTATTATACGATCACCAGACAGAACAAGCTAAGGTTATCATTGAGGTCTGCCAGACAAATGGACTTAAACACGACACCAACAAAGTTATTCGGCTGATTGACGAAGGCGAGTATGGGATTCTCGAGGGACTCGTCTTCAACTATAAGACTCAACAGTGGCTATGTTATAACAAAGGTGATGGCGGCATGGCCAGCCTTTCTTCCTTCTCCAAAATTCTCCAGCTGGACTTAAATGAGTTTTTATAGAAACGCTAAACGTGGAAGTTTTCGGTGACAACTTTTCCGTCGAAGAGATTCACGATCCGATGGGCGAATCCGGCGTCG is from Spirosoma taeanense and encodes:
- a CDS encoding IS5 family transposase — encoded protein: MTKQWKPLTDAQWDAISPFLPLDRQRTHDLRQIVNSILWLLRTGCQWRNLPTEWPNWQTVYYYFRRWKQDGTFGRINLALNQLDRKRVGKEAYPSAVCIDSQSVKLAPMIWENRGLDANKRVNGRKRQLIVDTQGRLWLADVHSANQADGPSAVSMVSDLLWLVGERLEKVYGDQSYNGVFAQELARWSLDFEKASRPESTLGFVPVAKRWVVERTIAWTNHFRRIVKDYEYTISSSVCWLYLANIQIILQRII
- a CDS encoding leucine-rich repeat domain-containing protein; the protein is MSALALNLIKQAKLSRAIFLDLGNCGLMELPDDLTKLIWLERLNLGDYYYDEDKKRYTISANRGRNNNLDSSSLTKLTQLPNLQSLNLWDTQVSDIQVLAQLPNLQSLDLSGTKVSDIQGLAQLPNLQSLDLSGTKVSDIQGLAQLPNLQSLNLRGTKVSDISPLRSLIEAGIEVKWSDSYWGNNSIYIRSCLGIVKG
- a CDS encoding ABC transporter permease, whose amino-acid sequence is MLRNYFKIAWRTLSKQRGLTFINIVGLATGLACCLLITLYVLDELSYDRYNTKADRIYRIHTDIKFGGNDMHFAVSPDPVGQTLKQDYPQVEQFVRLHQRGTWLVKRAGSTNILREDNIHFADSTLFDVFTLPLIAGDPKRALAGPNLVVISESASKRHFGDQNPIGQTLLFNNRQAFKVTGVMRDMPANSHFRSNFFLSMASDDYTWGQWLSNNHHTYIVLREGTDYRAFERNFDAVIEKYVGPQAYDMIGATLEQFRKAGNRYRFWLIPLTDIHLYSKQQVELEPNSDIQYVYIFSAVALFILLIACINFMNLATARSANRAKEVGVRKVLGSERQQLIGQFMAESVLMTVLAMALALVLVGMALPFFNTLAAKTLSARNLLSPYLLPVLIILPIVVGLLAGSYPAFFLSSFRPVSVLKGRIDVSFRSSRLRSGLVVFQFMMSVVLMVGTLIVYRQISYIQTKNLGFSREQVLTVNDVYAIGKQAETFKQEVLRLPGVVSGSISGYLPTPSSRSDNAFFPEGEINQTKAVNMQSWGVDHDYINTMGMQMAEGRNFSREFGSDSSALILNETAAKLFGGRNIIGKRITQYADPEAKTTKTYTVIGVVRNFHFESLRQNIGALSMVLSPNTGAASFRLSTTNIPFLVRQIEGIWRHIAPGQPFAYSFLANDFENMYRAEQRIGTIALTFAVLAILIACLGLFGLATFMAEQRTKEIGVRKVLGASVTSIIALMSRDFLRLVLIAILIATPIAWWAMRQWLQDFAYKIDIEWWIFALAGVLAIGIALLTVSFQSIKAALMNPVKSLRAE
- a CDS encoding ABC transporter permease, with protein sequence MFRNYLKIALRNLWKHKSSTLINVVGLSIAFCSSVLLFLSAAFELSFDKFHTNAEGIFRTYFVINDPKGQERSASMPYPFVPALKQEYPEVAFATRYQQGNGAVQYKDKQLAKEIDGVDPDMLSMFSFPMRQGNAQTALNSLSSIVISEDMANDLFGKENPMGKPLRINGFGGWRNFIVTGVVADAPDNSTFQFDAFIRIENQPAYLEGLKRWDNTNHEAYVALRPGVDQAAFEKRLQPFTQKYFQSEISYLKQQGARPDERGELYSIRLQPLLDVHFDTDLIQGHGINRMYVYTLMAIGLFILVIAAINFINLTLARSFTRAREVGVRKSLGAQRGQLFAQLWGETLLTCGLGLVIGAVLVVTLRQPFNVLFNAKLSADFIMQPTTLLIALAGFLLVTLLAGGYPALVMTRFQTVQVLKGKVTSGKPGTLRNALIVTQFAIACLLIIGTFVVLRQTSYLRGKPLGFNKEQVISIPVGNEVEGTYALAQLRNRLASNPSVVTMTGTGVNIGRGLDGSSQRGMVGFVHKGREVTSDWLRVDYDYLQTLGIKLLAGRDFSRQHPVDSTTSVIVSTSFAKQLGEKQPIGAFFQTDSAGGKYQIIGLIPDFHLYALRSEIKPIAMHLHQDAEIRYILMRVAPQNMVSMMETLKREWREIAPRSEFLGSFLNENTDRWYRQEEKMAQMLSLAAGIAIALSCMGLFAIALLSIQQRTKEIGVRKVLGASVVSIVGLLSRDFIKLVLIAIMIASPVAWWAMNQWLSDFAYKIDIEWWVFVLAGLLAILIALLTVSFQSIKAALMNPVKSLRTE